Proteins from a single region of Rhodovibrio salinarum DSM 9154:
- a CDS encoding DUF4212 domain-containing protein, which translates to MSSRNGPNSEAVEEAKRKYWAANIRVIIGSLIVWALVSFGFGILLRPLLSGIEIGGTDLGFWFAQQGSILVFIALIFNYARLMNKLDRKYDLDEQ; encoded by the coding sequence ATGTCGTCGCGTAATGGGCCCAATTCCGAAGCGGTCGAGGAGGCCAAACGGAAGTATTGGGCTGCGAATATCCGGGTTATCATCGGGAGCCTGATCGTCTGGGCTCTGGTTTCCTTCGGTTTTGGGATTCTGCTCCGGCCTCTGCTGTCAGGTATCGAGATTGGCGGGACCGATCTCGGTTTCTGGTTTGCTCAGCAAGGCAGTATTCTTGTCTTCATCGCGTTGATTTTTAATTACGCGCGTTTGATGAACAAGCTCGACCGCAAATACGATCTCGACGAGCAGTAG
- a CDS encoding sodium:solute symporter family protein, translated as MDQYVINLLFVGASFALYIGIAIWARAGSTAEFYAASRGVHPVVNGAATAADWMSAASFISMAGLIAFVGYDNSSFLMGWTGGYVLLAMLLAPYLRKFGKFTVPEFIGERFYSPTARMVGVICLIVASITYVIGQMTGVGVAFSRFLEVSNTTGLLIGAAVVFFYAVLGGMKGITYTQVAQYCVLILAFTIPAVFISLQLTGNPIPPLGLFSEHTASGQPLLERLDQVLTDLGFSEYTGHGGNTLNMVLFTLSLMIGTAGLPHVIIRFFTVPKVSDARLSAGWALVFIALLYLTAPAVGAMARLNITDLMWPNGTSSQAVTIDAIENDPEYAWMETWQQTNLLGFEDKNGDGRIQYYNDSNPEMQQVAEQNGWEGNELTKFNRDILVLANPEIANLPGWGSV; from the coding sequence ATGGATCAATATGTTATCAATCTGCTGTTCGTAGGGGCGAGTTTCGCTCTTTACATCGGCATTGCAATTTGGGCGCGCGCTGGCTCGACGGCGGAATTCTATGCCGCCTCCCGCGGCGTCCATCCGGTCGTCAACGGGGCGGCCACGGCCGCCGACTGGATGTCGGCCGCTTCGTTCATCTCGATGGCCGGTTTGATCGCCTTTGTCGGCTACGACAACAGTTCCTTCCTGATGGGCTGGACCGGCGGCTACGTGCTGCTGGCGATGCTGTTGGCGCCATACTTGCGCAAGTTCGGCAAGTTCACGGTGCCGGAGTTCATCGGCGAACGTTTCTATAGCCCGACCGCACGGATGGTTGGCGTGATCTGCCTGATCGTCGCGTCGATCACCTACGTGATCGGCCAGATGACGGGCGTGGGCGTCGCCTTCTCGCGCTTCCTGGAGGTTTCCAACACCACCGGCCTGCTGATTGGTGCGGCGGTCGTGTTCTTCTACGCCGTGCTCGGCGGCATGAAAGGCATTACCTACACCCAGGTGGCGCAGTACTGCGTCCTCATCCTGGCGTTCACGATTCCCGCCGTGTTCATTTCGCTGCAGCTGACCGGCAATCCGATTCCGCCGCTTGGTCTGTTCAGCGAGCACACGGCCAGCGGCCAGCCGCTGCTGGAGCGCCTGGATCAGGTGCTCACCGACCTCGGCTTCAGCGAGTACACCGGCCACGGCGGCAACACACTGAATATGGTGCTGTTCACCTTGTCGCTGATGATCGGTACGGCAGGCCTGCCGCACGTGATTATCCGCTTCTTCACCGTGCCCAAGGTGTCAGATGCGCGTCTGTCGGCCGGCTGGGCGCTGGTGTTCATCGCGCTGCTTTACCTCACGGCCCCGGCCGTGGGCGCGATGGCGCGGCTGAACATCACCGACCTGATGTGGCCGAACGGCACGAGCAGCCAGGCGGTTACGATCGATGCGATCGAGAACGACCCGGAGTACGCCTGGATGGAGACCTGGCAGCAGACCAATCTGCTGGGCTTTGAAGACAAGAACGGCGACGGCCGCATCCAGTACTACAACGATAGCAATCCGGAGATGCAGCAGGTTGCGGAGCAGAACGGCTGGGAAGGCAACGAGCTGACCAAGTTCAACCGCGACATCCTGGTGCTGGCCAACCCGGAGATCGCCAATCTGCCTGGCTGGGGATCGGTCTGA
- a CDS encoding sodium:solute symporter family transporter: MSTAAGLLLAISGAVSHDLVRGAINPNISERGELMSARIAMAASVLVATYLGLNPPGFAAETVALAFGLAAASIFPVLMMGIFTKRVNNRGAVAGMLTGLIFTLGYVFMHKGWLFIPGTNQFPDTVDGSLLGLKSTAIGAVGAIVNFAVAFIVSKSTEDTPQEIKDLVDSVRSPRGAAEAQANH; the protein is encoded by the coding sequence TTGTCGACTGCCGCTGGCTTGTTGCTGGCGATCTCGGGAGCTGTCTCCCACGACCTTGTGCGCGGGGCGATCAACCCGAACATCAGCGAGCGGGGCGAATTGATGAGCGCCCGGATCGCGATGGCGGCGTCGGTCCTGGTCGCCACGTACCTGGGCCTGAACCCGCCAGGGTTCGCGGCGGAGACGGTCGCGCTCGCCTTTGGTCTGGCCGCGGCGTCGATCTTCCCGGTGCTGATGATGGGCATCTTCACCAAGCGGGTGAACAACCGCGGTGCGGTCGCGGGGATGCTTACCGGTCTGATCTTCACCCTCGGCTATGTGTTCATGCACAAGGGGTGGCTGTTCATCCCGGGCACGAACCAGTTCCCGGACACGGTGGACGGCTCGCTGCTGGGCCTGAAGTCCACGGCGATCGGAGCGGTTGGCGCGATCGTGAACTTCGCGGTGGCGTTCATCGTCTCCAAGTCGACCGAAGACACGCCGCAGGAGATCAAGGATCTGGTCGACAGCGTCCGCTCACCCCGAGGGGCAGCGGAGGCTCAGGCCAATCACTGA
- a CDS encoding DUF294 nucleotidyltransferase-like domain-containing protein produces MTEAAGLSEDGVLAFLRSVHPYDSLDDAMLADLARRFEQHTYAAGQQIYALNDALPGLYLINAGEVEVRDANDAPVSLLGPRNSFGERGLMRDGIAVTTAKAVRDSHILLLPRGDFDAFLRHHAVARRFFDRSGRSRRDSDDLGTSRVSTLMAGEPVTCTPDTSVREAAGQMAERRISSLCVVENGRLVGILTVRDLTNKVLARDLPSDTPVRDVMTADPLHLSPRAIGSDVLHAMQERGIGHVPIVEDGKLRGIVTQTDLMRFQALSSATLVREVATAGSAAEMVPVTARIPQLLAQLVSLGHRHETITRLITDIADAATRRLLSLAEQELGPPPVRYLWLACGSQGRQEQTGVSDQDNCLMLDDRVREEDLAYFDQLARFVSDGLHMIGYVYCPGEMMATTPRWRQPVKVWRSYFRDWIDTPNPEAQMLASVMFDLRPIGGDVTLFEGLHEETLQRARQNSIFVAHMASNALKHTPPLGLLRGFATIRSGEHKRQLDLKLSGVVPVVDLARIYALKGRLKPVNTRARLEAAAEAGLISQSGGDDLLAAYDTIAETRLRHQARRVEQGEKPNNYMSPEDLPHLERSHLRDAFVVVKGLQSTLGHGRSVG; encoded by the coding sequence ATGACCGAGGCGGCCGGATTGTCGGAAGACGGGGTGCTCGCGTTTCTGCGCTCGGTTCATCCCTATGACAGTCTGGATGATGCGATGCTCGCCGATCTTGCCCGGCGGTTCGAGCAGCACACGTACGCAGCCGGGCAACAGATTTATGCGCTGAACGATGCTCTGCCGGGCCTCTACCTGATCAATGCCGGCGAGGTGGAGGTGCGCGACGCCAACGATGCCCCGGTGTCGCTGCTGGGCCCGCGTAACTCGTTCGGCGAGCGCGGTCTGATGCGCGACGGCATCGCGGTCACGACGGCCAAGGCGGTGCGCGACAGCCATATCCTGCTGCTGCCGCGCGGCGACTTCGACGCGTTTCTGCGCCATCACGCGGTGGCCCGGCGTTTCTTCGATCGCTCCGGACGCTCCCGGCGCGACAGCGACGATCTGGGAACCTCGCGGGTGTCGACGTTGATGGCTGGCGAGCCGGTCACCTGCACTCCTGACACGTCGGTGCGCGAAGCCGCGGGTCAGATGGCCGAGCGCCGGATTTCCTCGCTGTGCGTGGTCGAGAACGGCAGGCTGGTCGGCATCCTCACGGTCCGCGATCTGACGAACAAAGTGCTTGCCCGCGATCTGCCGAGCGATACGCCCGTGCGCGACGTGATGACCGCCGATCCGCTGCATCTGTCGCCGCGTGCGATCGGGTCCGACGTCCTGCACGCAATGCAGGAGCGCGGCATCGGCCACGTGCCGATCGTCGAAGATGGCAAGCTACGCGGTATCGTGACCCAGACCGACCTGATGCGCTTCCAGGCGCTGTCGTCCGCCACGCTGGTGCGCGAGGTCGCCACGGCCGGCAGCGCGGCCGAGATGGTTCCGGTTACCGCGCGTATCCCCCAGTTGTTGGCCCAACTGGTCAGCCTAGGCCATCGCCACGAGACGATCACCCGGCTGATCACCGACATCGCGGATGCGGCAACCCGTCGGCTGCTCAGCCTGGCGGAACAGGAGCTGGGGCCGCCGCCGGTCCGCTATCTCTGGCTCGCTTGCGGCAGTCAGGGCCGGCAGGAGCAGACGGGCGTGTCCGACCAGGACAATTGCTTGATGCTGGACGATCGCGTGCGCGAGGAGGACCTGGCGTATTTCGACCAGCTCGCCCGCTTCGTGAGCGATGGGCTGCATATGATCGGGTATGTCTACTGCCCGGGCGAGATGATGGCGACCACGCCGCGCTGGCGCCAGCCGGTGAAGGTCTGGCGTAGCTACTTCCGGGACTGGATCGACACGCCGAACCCGGAAGCGCAGATGCTGGCCAGCGTGATGTTCGATCTGCGCCCGATCGGCGGCGATGTCACGTTGTTCGAGGGGCTGCACGAGGAGACGTTGCAGCGGGCACGCCAGAACAGCATCTTCGTCGCGCACATGGCGTCCAACGCGCTTAAGCACACACCGCCACTTGGTCTGCTGCGCGGTTTTGCGACGATCCGTTCCGGCGAGCACAAGCGCCAGCTCGACCTTAAGCTTTCCGGCGTGGTGCCGGTGGTCGACCTAGCGCGCATCTATGCGCTGAAGGGCCGGCTCAAGCCTGTGAACACGCGCGCGCGTTTGGAAGCGGCAGCCGAAGCCGGCCTGATCAGTCAGAGTGGCGGCGACGATCTGCTCGCGGCCTATGATACGATCGCCGAGACCCGGCTACGCCATCAGGCCCGCCGGGTCGAGCAGGGCGAAAAACCGAACAACTATATGTCGCCCGAAGATCTGCCGCATCTGGAACGTAGCCATCTACGCGATGCCTTCGTGGTGGTGAAAGGGTTACAGTCCACCCTCGGCCACGGCCGTAGCGTGGGTTAA
- a CDS encoding 3'-5' exonuclease — MSTRLGLRVRIFLLFALLAGANVLGVGGGLVLGYRYADAPEAWNGFLAAGILSAFAIAGLSVAVWLLFDENVAKPIQRLACQLRAKAHAGAGQLSDIDARYLGDLGPAAQAIAERLGEGGLQADIGEAAGRLQAEREWLTALLSEIPVAVVLISPSDRIVLYDAQAGAILAQIAPPRLGAPIYDYFDRSAIEAARGELVWRDREVAFDAPAVHGDVRVGVRLKSLARGFGEMLILEPRDVPLSPTKARPLVFDFELLERQGDGPLAERGLIEVPYVVFDTETTGLQMDRDEIVQIAAVRVVNGRVVAGEALDTLVDPKRPIPPRASRVHGITDDQVTGAPSVTTAAAQLHAFAREAVLVAHNAPFDLGFLKRREAAIGARFDQPVVDTVLLSAILFGANEAHNLDALCARLGIEIPAERRHTAAGDAEATAAALCAMLPMLRGQGFTTLGDVLRETCKYGRLLQDLNT; from the coding sequence ATGTCCACGCGCCTCGGCCTGCGGGTGCGGATCTTCCTGCTGTTCGCACTGCTGGCCGGGGCGAACGTGCTCGGTGTCGGGGGCGGGTTGGTGCTGGGCTATCGCTACGCCGATGCGCCCGAAGCCTGGAACGGCTTTCTTGCCGCCGGCATTCTGTCGGCCTTCGCGATCGCGGGGCTGAGTGTGGCGGTCTGGCTGTTGTTTGATGAAAACGTCGCCAAACCGATCCAGCGGCTGGCCTGTCAGTTGCGCGCCAAGGCACACGCGGGGGCGGGGCAGCTTTCCGATATCGACGCGCGCTATTTGGGTGATCTTGGGCCCGCAGCTCAGGCGATTGCCGAGCGGCTGGGGGAGGGCGGCCTGCAGGCCGACATTGGGGAAGCGGCCGGTCGGTTGCAGGCGGAGCGGGAGTGGCTGACTGCGTTGTTGAGCGAGATTCCCGTCGCCGTCGTCCTGATCAGTCCGTCCGACCGGATCGTGCTGTACGATGCGCAGGCCGGGGCCATCCTGGCGCAGATCGCGCCACCGCGGCTTGGGGCACCGATCTACGATTATTTCGACCGGTCGGCCATCGAGGCCGCGCGCGGTGAGCTTGTGTGGCGGGATCGGGAGGTTGCGTTCGATGCCCCGGCCGTCCACGGGGATGTGCGTGTTGGGGTGCGCCTGAAGTCACTGGCGCGCGGGTTCGGCGAAATGTTGATCCTGGAGCCGCGGGACGTGCCGCTGTCGCCCACCAAGGCGCGACCGCTGGTATTCGATTTCGAACTGCTGGAGCGCCAGGGCGATGGGCCGCTGGCCGAGCGGGGGCTGATCGAGGTGCCCTATGTCGTATTCGACACCGAAACCACCGGCTTGCAGATGGACCGGGACGAGATCGTCCAGATCGCGGCGGTCCGGGTGGTCAACGGCCGTGTCGTGGCTGGGGAGGCCCTGGACACGCTCGTTGACCCGAAACGTCCGATTCCACCCCGGGCCTCGCGGGTGCATGGGATTACCGACGATCAGGTCACGGGGGCGCCTTCGGTCACCACGGCCGCAGCGCAGCTACATGCCTTCGCGCGGGAGGCCGTGCTCGTTGCCCACAACGCGCCGTTCGACCTTGGTTTCCTGAAACGGCGGGAAGCGGCGATCGGTGCCCGCTTCGACCAGCCAGTGGTGGATACGGTATTGCTGTCGGCGATCCTGTTCGGGGCCAATGAGGCACATAATCTGGATGCTTTGTGTGCTCGCCTCGGGATCGAGATTCCGGCCGAGCGTCGGCATACCGCCGCCGGCGATGCCGAAGCGACGGCCGCGGCCCTGTGCGCAATGCTGCCGATGTTGCGCGGACAGGGCTTCACCACGCTGGGTGACGTCCTGCGGGAGACGTGCAAGTACGGTCGTCTGCTACAGGATCTGAATACCTGA
- a CDS encoding alkene reductase — MTTPKLFTPTTVGDIQVPNRVVMAPLTRNRARNETNEPFDLHATYYSQRASAGLIISEATQITPEGKGYAWTPGIHSQKQIDGWRQVTDAVHAAGGRIVLQLWHVGRISHTSLQPNGQPPVAPTAVAAQSYTFDGNGFVETSTPRALETDEIPRVVEDYRVAARNAREAGFDGVEVHAANGYLLDQFLRDHPNQRTDQYGGTIQNRVRILREVLEAVTEVWPAGRVGVRFSPFSNFNDVADSTPMETFGTAIDVANSFGLGYIHLIEGETGGSRDLPEGASYAALRQRFDGAYIANNGYDRQLAIDAVESGKADLIAFGRPYIANPDLVERLRRDAPLNTPDRDTFYGGGAEGYTDYRFLADSHAA, encoded by the coding sequence ATGACCACACCAAAGCTGTTCACCCCGACGACCGTGGGCGACATCCAGGTGCCCAACCGGGTTGTCATGGCGCCCCTGACCCGCAACCGGGCGCGCAACGAGACCAACGAGCCTTTCGACCTACACGCCACCTACTACAGCCAGCGTGCCAGCGCCGGCCTGATCATCAGCGAGGCCACGCAGATCACCCCGGAAGGTAAAGGATACGCCTGGACGCCAGGCATCCATTCGCAAAAGCAGATCGACGGCTGGCGTCAGGTTACCGACGCGGTGCACGCCGCGGGCGGACGCATCGTGCTGCAGCTCTGGCACGTCGGGCGAATCTCGCACACCTCGCTGCAGCCGAACGGACAGCCGCCCGTCGCCCCGACAGCGGTGGCGGCGCAATCCTACACCTTCGACGGCAACGGTTTCGTCGAGACCTCCACGCCACGCGCGTTGGAGACGGACGAGATCCCCAGGGTCGTCGAGGACTACCGCGTTGCCGCTCGCAACGCCCGGGAAGCCGGCTTCGACGGCGTCGAGGTGCACGCTGCCAATGGCTACCTGTTGGATCAGTTCCTGCGCGATCATCCGAACCAACGCACCGACCAGTACGGCGGCACCATCCAAAACCGCGTGCGCATCCTGCGGGAAGTTCTGGAAGCGGTGACTGAGGTCTGGCCGGCCGGCCGCGTGGGCGTGCGCTTCAGCCCCTTCTCCAACTTCAACGACGTCGCCGACAGCACGCCGATGGAAACTTTCGGCACCGCGATCGACGTCGCCAACAGTTTTGGGTTGGGCTACATCCACCTGATTGAAGGGGAGACCGGCGGCAGCCGCGATCTACCGGAGGGCGCCAGCTACGCCGCGCTGCGCCAGCGGTTCGACGGCGCCTATATAGCCAACAACGGCTATGACCGACAGCTGGCAATCGACGCCGTCGAGAGTGGCAAGGCCGATCTGATTGCCTTCGGCCGGCCCTACATCGCCAACCCGGACCTGGTCGAGCGGCTCCGGCGCGATGCACCGCTCAACACCCCGGACCGTGACACCTTCTACGGCGGTGGCGCCGAAGGCTATACCGACTATCGTTTCCTGGCGGATAGTCACGCGGCCTGA
- a CDS encoding TetR/AcrR family transcriptional regulator, producing MTPLAPSDRHVASPGRPRSFDKEAALAAALDVFWRQGYEATSLDDLTQAMGLSRSSFYCCFGAKHACLLAALRAYTDRSVTDLTTVARSAETPRAAVQAMIRSMVDTQDGCRGCLLVNCITELAGNDPEVQAVVQQHLTRIEGLIAQNLAPALPGEAHETVADRARAVVAITIGAITLRKAGVPGDQIARALDQAEGLLPAG from the coding sequence ATGACCCCACTGGCCCCGTCCGACCGACACGTCGCGAGCCCCGGACGCCCGCGCAGCTTCGACAAGGAGGCTGCGCTGGCGGCGGCGCTCGACGTGTTCTGGCGACAGGGATACGAGGCGACCTCGCTGGATGACCTAACCCAGGCAATGGGCCTGAGCCGGTCCAGTTTCTATTGCTGCTTCGGCGCCAAGCACGCCTGTCTGCTCGCAGCCCTACGCGCCTACACCGATCGCAGCGTAACCGATCTAACCACCGTCGCCCGGAGCGCCGAGACTCCGCGCGCGGCGGTGCAGGCGATGATCCGGTCGATGGTGGACACGCAGGACGGCTGTCGGGGCTGCCTGCTGGTCAACTGCATCACCGAGCTGGCCGGCAACGATCCCGAGGTCCAAGCGGTGGTGCAGCAACACCTCACCCGGATCGAGGGACTGATTGCCCAGAACCTCGCGCCGGCCCTGCCAGGAGAAGCGCACGAGACGGTCGCAGACCGGGCGCGTGCCGTGGTGGCCATCACCATCGGCGCGATCACGCTGCGCAAGGCGGGCGTTCCAGGCGATCAGATTGCCCGGGCCCTGGACCAGGCGGAGGGCCTGCTTCCGGCCGGCTGA
- a CDS encoding PHA/PHB synthase family protein, with product MNDEKSPDDRGAPEGLAHEVTSEPRKTAQSAPDAQAHPGGSRSARPARRRRQAPSVEPTLPPPPMSSDDSPWARTMVPLPPGTDVLDRVLRANLATWTGNISPPSLGLALADWLFHLTLSPGKHLELQVKALRKTTRLMTYAWQRVGDPDTPPCIQPLPGDRRFKEPEWQNAPYDLLYQGFLLTQQWWWNATNSVDGVAPAHERRVQFMARQMLDTVAPSNFPWTNPVVAEKTRDQGGANLIRGWENLIADIQRQQAGAAPEGTERYRPGQDVAVTPGTVVFRNRLIELIQYHPTRKRVHPEPVLIVPAWIMKYYILDLSPENSLIRYLVDQGHTVFCISWHNPTAADRELSLEDYRRLGIAAARQAVQAIVPNHDIHAVGYCIGGTLLSIEAARMARDREREFASLTLFAAQVDFTEPGELELFIDESEVSLLEDTMWAKGYLETREMAAAFQMLRSSDLIWSRMVRQYLLGERDRVNDLMAWNADATRMPYRMHAQYLRQLFLANELAHGRYCVNERPVALPDIRAPIFAVATETDHIAPWRSVYQLHLLSDTQITFVLTRGGHNAGIVSEPGHPGRYYRIHTTGSTDAYRDPEVWFGQAEVVDGSWWPAWHHWLAEHSGARRMPPPEIGNAAAGYPPHEPAPGSYVFER from the coding sequence ATGAATGACGAAAAATCGCCGGATGATCGCGGCGCCCCCGAGGGGCTTGCGCACGAGGTTACGAGCGAACCGCGCAAGACCGCTCAATCCGCGCCCGACGCACAAGCACATCCGGGCGGCTCGCGCAGCGCGCGACCAGCCCGGCGCAGGCGGCAGGCGCCCTCGGTGGAGCCGACCCTGCCCCCACCCCCGATGAGCAGCGACGACTCCCCCTGGGCCCGGACGATGGTTCCCCTGCCGCCAGGTACCGACGTGCTGGACCGGGTGTTGCGGGCCAATCTGGCCACCTGGACCGGCAACATATCGCCGCCCTCGCTCGGGCTCGCGCTTGCGGATTGGCTGTTCCACCTCACGCTGTCGCCCGGCAAGCACCTGGAACTGCAGGTCAAGGCGCTGCGCAAGACGACCCGCTTGATGACCTACGCCTGGCAACGCGTGGGCGATCCCGATACGCCGCCGTGCATCCAGCCGCTTCCGGGTGACCGGCGGTTCAAAGAGCCAGAGTGGCAGAACGCGCCGTACGATCTTCTCTACCAGGGCTTTCTGCTAACCCAGCAATGGTGGTGGAACGCCACCAACAGCGTCGACGGCGTCGCGCCGGCGCACGAGCGGCGTGTCCAGTTCATGGCCCGTCAGATGCTGGACACCGTCGCGCCGTCGAACTTTCCCTGGACCAATCCGGTGGTTGCCGAAAAAACCCGTGACCAGGGCGGCGCCAACCTGATCCGGGGATGGGAGAACCTGATCGCCGATATTCAACGCCAGCAGGCCGGGGCCGCGCCGGAGGGCACGGAACGATACCGCCCCGGGCAGGACGTGGCGGTAACACCGGGAACAGTGGTGTTCCGCAACCGTCTGATCGAGTTGATCCAGTATCACCCGACCCGGAAGCGCGTGCACCCGGAGCCCGTATTGATCGTGCCGGCCTGGATCATGAAGTACTACATTCTCGATCTGTCGCCGGAAAACTCGCTGATCCGCTACCTCGTCGACCAGGGGCACACAGTCTTCTGCATCTCCTGGCACAATCCGACCGCCGCGGATCGCGAACTCTCGCTAGAGGATTACCGACGCCTCGGCATCGCCGCCGCACGTCAGGCCGTGCAGGCCATCGTGCCAAACCACGACATCCACGCAGTCGGCTACTGCATCGGCGGGACCCTGCTGTCGATCGAAGCGGCGCGCATGGCCCGTGACCGTGAACGCGAGTTCGCCTCCCTTACCCTGTTCGCGGCCCAGGTCGATTTCACCGAACCGGGCGAGTTGGAACTGTTCATCGACGAAAGCGAGGTCTCGCTGCTCGAGGACACGATGTGGGCCAAGGGCTACCTCGAGACGCGGGAGATGGCCGCCGCCTTCCAAATGCTGCGCTCCAGCGACCTGATCTGGTCGCGCATGGTGCGCCAGTACCTGCTGGGCGAACGCGACCGGGTCAACGACCTGATGGCCTGGAACGCGGACGCAACCCGTATGCCTTACCGGATGCACGCCCAATACCTGCGCCAGCTATTCCTCGCCAACGAGCTCGCACACGGCCGCTACTGCGTTAACGAGCGGCCGGTCGCACTGCCCGACATCCGCGCACCGATCTTCGCGGTAGCCACTGAGACGGATCACATCGCCCCCTGGCGGTCGGTCTACCAGCTGCACCTGCTGAGCGACACTCAGATCACCTTCGTGCTGACCCGCGGCGGGCACAACGCCGGAATTGTCAGCGAACCTGGACACCCCGGGCGGTACTACCGGATACATACAACCGGGAGCACCGACGCCTACCGCGATCCGGAAGTCTGGTTTGGCCAAGCAGAGGTCGTCGACGGCAGCTGGTGGCCGGCCTGGCATCACTGGCTTGCCGAGCACTCTGGCGCACGACGTATGCCACCGCCCGAGATCGGTAATGCCGCAGCCGGCTACCCACCCCACGAACCGGCGCCTGGCAGCTACGTGTTCGAACGCTGA
- a CDS encoding Hsp20/alpha crystallin family protein — protein MADTESKLQARPRETAPETSWISPFFDLRRRMESLFDDMLTGGAVPSLSGGEAWPAAFAGANGADIRFEVRESDKDIEITAELPGLSPEDVNVEHTDGVLTVSGEKTTERKSEDKNVRMSERRYGTFRRAFCLPDTADADKISARFKDGVLTIAVPKAPESAAKASRITINRE, from the coding sequence ATGGCCGATACGGAAAGCAAGCTGCAGGCACGTCCGCGCGAGACCGCGCCGGAGACCAGTTGGATCAGCCCCTTCTTTGACTTGCGTCGACGTATGGAGAGTCTGTTCGACGATATGCTGACCGGTGGGGCGGTGCCGTCGCTCTCCGGCGGCGAGGCTTGGCCAGCCGCCTTCGCCGGCGCCAATGGCGCGGACATTCGCTTCGAAGTGCGTGAAAGCGACAAGGATATCGAAATTACGGCCGAACTTCCGGGGCTGAGCCCGGAGGATGTGAACGTCGAGCATACCGATGGTGTTTTGACTGTTTCTGGTGAAAAGACCACCGAGCGGAAGAGCGAAGATAAGAACGTCCGCATGAGCGAGCGGCGCTATGGCACCTTCCGCCGGGCGTTTTGCCTGCCGGATACGGCTGATGCCGACAAGATTTCAGCGCGTTTCAAGGATGGCGTGCTGACGATCGCCGTTCCCAAGGCGCCGGAGAGCGCTGCCAAAGCGAGTAGGATCACGATCAACCGGGAATGA
- a CDS encoding phasin family protein, producing the protein MATRKSESQQTSDAAAMMAPFQDTMTSMQSQVARMMTGNAELARRWMDGWSRVMTELMDFSGRRLQDNLDTLERAARCNDPGEALRMQMSGLESTVRVYADEAGRIYDLCSKTGQECMDAFDDNGDAAGTKPSPSRHAAE; encoded by the coding sequence ATGGCGACACGCAAGTCTGAAAGCCAGCAGACAAGTGACGCCGCGGCGATGATGGCACCGTTCCAGGATACGATGACCAGCATGCAATCTCAGGTGGCCCGGATGATGACCGGCAATGCGGAGCTTGCACGGCGTTGGATGGATGGCTGGTCACGGGTGATGACGGAACTGATGGACTTCTCCGGCCGGCGGTTGCAGGACAATCTGGACACGCTGGAACGCGCCGCGCGATGCAATGATCCGGGCGAGGCCTTGCGCATGCAGATGTCGGGTCTGGAAAGCACGGTCCGCGTCTACGCCGACGAGGCTGGGCGGATTTATGATTTGTGCAGCAAGACCGGACAGGAATGCATGGACGCCTTTGACGATAACGGGGATGCGGCCGGGACGAAGCCTTCGCCCAGCCGGCATGCGGCCGAGTAG